The genomic interval CGAGGGAGCATGGGGTTGTCCTGCCGGCGGAAGACGAGAAAAGCCCGCCCGCCCTTCTTACTTCGATGTGGATCGTACCACAAGGACGTGCATCTCGTCATCGGATCGCGGTTCGCGCGCCGGGTCCGAGCGACCCGGACGGGTTTCGCCGCGAGAACGCCCTTGACAAACCGGACCCTCCCATGCTGATATATGGATCCGGAGGTCCGGAATGCTCAGCCAAACGTCCCAGCACGCGATACGAGCGCTCGTCCATCTCGCACGCGAGGGGAGAGAGCGGCCGCTTCTTCTTCGCGATCTCGCCGAGCGCGCGCAGGTCCCCCCGAGCTACCTCTCGAAGATCCTCGCCACGCTGACCCGCGCGGGGATCCTGGAGGCGACGCGGGGGCTTCACGGGGGCTACCGGATGCGCCGTTCTCCGAGCCGCATTACCGTCCGCCGGCTCGCGGAGCTCTTCGAGGGGAACCTCTCCCACGAGACGTGCCTCCT from Candidatus Eisenbacteria bacterium carries:
- a CDS encoding Rrf2 family transcriptional regulator, producing MLSQTSQHAIRALVHLAREGRERPLLLRDLAERAQVPPSYLSKILATLTRAGILEATRGLHGGYRMRRSPSRITVRRLAELFEGNLSHETCLLGLPHPCRDCADCPVHKDWEPLRAACLAFLDRTTLARLAEAVPESPRTVRCSGAAKRNTRE